A region from the Bacillus sp. Marseille-P3661 genome encodes:
- a CDS encoding 3-hydroxybutyrate dehydrogenase, which yields MRKERTVIVTGGAQGIGFAIAQEFIHNGDFVAVFDINDEGAVASAKQLGNAKAYKVNVADEASVKSAIDTLIAERGSVDVVVNNAGLQFISKVEDFPVEKWDLLMNVILKGTFLMTKHSLPSMKAQKYGRIINIVSAHGRIPDAYKSAYCAAKAGQTGFTKVVALENATEGITCNAIEPGPVRTELIEKQLPILAEKDGTTIQEALDHHILGKQWIKRLLEPAEIGKTAVFLASEGAAAITGESIPVTGGI from the coding sequence ATGAGGAAAGAACGGACAGTTATTGTAACAGGAGGAGCACAAGGAATTGGGTTTGCTATTGCACAAGAGTTTATCCATAATGGTGATTTCGTGGCCGTTTTTGACATAAATGACGAAGGAGCAGTTGCTTCAGCTAAACAATTAGGCAACGCTAAGGCTTACAAAGTAAATGTAGCAGACGAAGCTTCGGTCAAATCAGCGATCGACACTTTAATCGCTGAACGAGGTTCTGTAGACGTAGTAGTAAATAACGCTGGCTTACAGTTTATTTCTAAAGTAGAAGATTTCCCAGTAGAAAAATGGGACTTATTAATGAATGTGATCCTAAAAGGTACATTCTTAATGACTAAGCATTCTTTACCATCGATGAAAGCTCAAAAATATGGCCGGATTATTAATATCGTATCTGCTCATGGACGTATTCCAGATGCTTATAAATCAGCTTACTGTGCAGCTAAAGCAGGTCAAACGGGTTTCACTAAAGTTGTCGCATTAGAAAATGCTACTGAAGGCATCACCTGTAACGCAATTGAACCAGGTCCTGTACGTACGGAATTAATTGAAAAACAATTACCAATATTAGCTGAAAAAGATGGTACAACTATACAAGAAGCATTAGACCACCATATACTAGGTAAACAATGGATCAAACGTTTACTCGAGCCAGCAGAAATCGGTAAAACAGCTGTTTTCTTAGCTTCAGAAGGAGCAGCTGCTATCACTGGAGAATCCATTCCAGTAACAGGCGGTATATAA
- a CDS encoding 1,4-dihydroxy-2-naphthoate polyprenyltransferase, producing the protein MENKKDISAAKLMWKMTRPHTLTATFAPVILGTVAALHEGEINWLLFIAMMLACLALQIATNLFNEYYDFKRGLDTADSVGIGGGIVRHGLKPKNVLNVAILLYIIAALIGVYICMTSSWWLVVIGIIGMAVGYLYTGGPLPIAYTPFGELFSGLLMGTCFVLIAFFIQTDTITVESILISIPIGILVGAINMSNNIRDIDEDIKGGRKTLAILLGREKAVTALAIAFVVSYLWIVAIVLLGYISPWALVMFLGLKKPIAAIQSFRKGAKEPQYMRVAMKSTAMTNTIFGFLLSVGLLISYFI; encoded by the coding sequence ATGGAGAATAAAAAGGATATAAGTGCCGCGAAATTAATGTGGAAAATGACGCGCCCGCATACATTAACGGCGACGTTTGCTCCTGTAATCTTAGGGACAGTGGCTGCACTTCATGAGGGCGAGATTAATTGGCTATTATTCATTGCGATGATGCTTGCATGTTTAGCTTTGCAAATTGCAACGAATTTATTTAATGAATATTATGATTTTAAACGTGGACTGGATACTGCTGATTCTGTCGGGATTGGTGGCGGAATCGTCCGTCATGGTTTGAAACCAAAAAATGTTTTGAATGTCGCAATTTTATTATATATTATAGCAGCATTGATCGGTGTGTATATTTGCATGACTAGCAGCTGGTGGTTAGTTGTAATTGGTATTATTGGAATGGCGGTTGGCTATTTGTATACAGGCGGTCCATTACCAATTGCTTATACGCCATTTGGAGAATTATTTTCAGGATTGTTAATGGGAACATGTTTTGTATTGATTGCTTTCTTTATCCAAACGGATACGATTACAGTTGAAAGTATTTTAATTTCGATTCCAATTGGTATTTTAGTAGGGGCCATTAACATGTCAAATAATATCCGTGATATCGATGAAGATATTAAAGGTGGACGAAAAACGTTGGCCATTCTCCTTGGAAGAGAAAAAGCAGTGACAGCTCTAGCAATCGCCTTCGTGGTTTCGTATTTATGGATTGTTGCCATTGTTTTACTAGGGTATATAAGCCCTTGGGCATTGGTGATGTTCTTAGGTTTGAAAAAGCCAATTGCTGCCATTCAAAGTTTCCGAAAGGGTGCAAAGGAACCTCAATATATGCGTGTTGCTATGAAATCAACTGCGATGACCAATACGATTTTTGGTTTCCTATTATCAGTAGGCTTATTAATTAGTTATTTTATATAA
- a CDS encoding DoxX family membrane protein, protein MKSNSIHIPENQLSLFLFSNTRSALIWLIIRLYVGYAWINAGWHKITDANWTGVNAGGAVRGFVKGALAKAEEGKDVTGWYATFLEQIVLPNAGIFGYLVAYGEVLVGLGLILGLLTGIAAFFGSLMNVSFLFAGTLSTNPLLFILATWLVLAWKVAGWYGLDRWALPILGTPWSKKDHTISDTLINK, encoded by the coding sequence ATGAAAAGTAACTCAATTCATATTCCAGAAAATCAATTGTCGTTATTTTTATTTAGTAATACCCGCTCAGCTCTTATCTGGCTTATTATCCGCTTATATGTGGGGTATGCTTGGATTAATGCAGGCTGGCATAAAATTACAGATGCCAATTGGACAGGAGTCAATGCAGGCGGAGCGGTACGGGGCTTCGTAAAAGGAGCTTTGGCAAAAGCTGAGGAAGGAAAAGATGTCACAGGTTGGTACGCTACGTTTCTAGAACAGATTGTACTACCCAATGCAGGCATATTCGGCTATTTAGTAGCTTATGGGGAAGTCCTGGTTGGATTAGGTTTAATATTAGGTTTATTAACAGGGATTGCTGCATTTTTTGGTTCGTTGATGAATGTCAGCTTTTTATTTGCCGGAACCTTAAGTACGAATCCACTTCTATTTATTTTGGCAACATGGTTAGTGTTGGCTTGGAAGGTAGCTGGTTGGTATGGATTAGACCGGTGGGCCCTTCCAATTTTAGGTACACCTTGGAGCAAAAAAGATCACACAATTTCAGATACCTTAATTAATAAGTAA
- the ppc gene encoding phosphoenolpyruvate carboxylase — MLKVEETGTHLRNDVKKLGNMLGEILVHHGGISLLNKVESIRKTTIELRKNYNDQSYQALKDEIRNLKPPMRQQVIRAFSIYFHLVNIAEQNHRIRRRRQYQLQVGGVVQPFSLENAVLTLKENSISEEVIQRILGDLSLELVITAHPTEATKRSILETQKRISKILQEFDRAVLTKKEQEKLDESLFNEITSLWQTDELRERKPTVLDEVKNGLYYFDQTLFNVLPEIHQELQYQLEKHYPTTKWNVPNFLRFGSWIGGDRDGNPYVTPEVTWETLELHRQLAIKKYDEGIVDLMRRFSQSSSRVTISEELVRTVERDETLYLAEEETWPVETEVYRRKFAIILKRLREIGASTGIGYKSAQELLHDLLLIKESADRHQPAQHKLKTLHKLIRQVQLFGFHLATLDIRNHSGEHEAAIAEILKVVNITANYSALPEEEKLKVLENVLNDPRPLLLFEQDYSKETQNIINVFKMIKKAHEEFGSRAIEVYLVSMTQSASDLLEVLVLAKEAGIYRKHADGRVESGITVAPLLETIDDLLAGPDIMRTLFTMDVYRAHLAQRGNHQEIMLGYSDGSKDGGTLTANWRLYKAQQEIHDMAKEYSIRLKFFHGRGGSLGRGGGPLNRSILSQPAETLGDGVKITEQGEVLSSRYLLEDIAYRSLEQAASTLLEAAAHVSKTSEENHFREAAWEQAMEDVSIHALRKYQSFVFEDPDFLTYFNQATPLGELAELNIGSRPMKRKNSNQFENLRAIPWVFAWTQCRQMIPAWYAAGSGLKAFVSKSEENLNLLQSMYNEWPFFQSTINNLQMALMKADLQTAKEYIKLVEDQQMGERIFKNITDEYNTTKELLLAISDNQELLDHTPNIKESVHLRNPYVDPLNFLQVELIKELRESDENKDDLLTEVLLTISGVAAGLRNTG; from the coding sequence ATGTTAAAAGTAGAAGAGACAGGTACCCACTTGCGTAATGATGTTAAAAAGCTTGGCAATATGCTAGGAGAAATACTAGTACATCATGGTGGTATTTCACTTTTAAACAAAGTGGAATCGATACGTAAAACGACGATTGAATTAAGAAAAAATTACAATGATCAATCATACCAAGCATTAAAAGACGAAATTCGAAATTTAAAACCTCCGATGCGCCAACAAGTAATTCGCGCGTTCTCAATTTATTTCCACCTTGTTAATATTGCTGAACAAAACCATCGAATCCGCCGCAGACGTCAGTATCAGCTGCAAGTAGGTGGTGTTGTTCAACCATTTTCCCTAGAAAATGCGGTTCTTACTCTTAAAGAAAATAGCATTTCAGAAGAAGTGATTCAACGTATTTTAGGAGATTTGTCACTTGAATTAGTGATTACAGCACATCCTACAGAGGCAACAAAGCGTTCCATTCTTGAAACACAAAAACGAATTTCAAAAATCTTACAGGAATTCGATCGTGCAGTTTTAACTAAGAAAGAACAAGAGAAATTAGATGAAAGCTTGTTCAATGAAATTACTTCACTGTGGCAAACGGATGAATTAAGAGAACGTAAACCAACTGTGCTCGATGAAGTTAAAAATGGTTTATATTATTTTGATCAAACCTTATTTAATGTATTGCCTGAAATTCACCAAGAATTACAATATCAACTAGAAAAGCATTACCCAACAACAAAATGGAATGTTCCAAACTTCCTCAGATTCGGTTCCTGGATTGGCGGAGATCGTGATGGAAATCCATATGTAACACCTGAAGTTACTTGGGAAACACTTGAACTTCATCGACAGCTAGCTATTAAGAAATATGATGAGGGTATAGTTGATTTAATGAGACGTTTTAGTCAGTCATCGTCACGTGTAACGATAAGTGAAGAACTTGTAAGAACCGTAGAAAGAGACGAAACACTATACTTGGCTGAAGAAGAGACATGGCCTGTTGAAACGGAAGTATACCGTCGGAAATTTGCCATCATCCTTAAACGGTTACGTGAAATTGGCGCATCTACAGGGATAGGATATAAATCAGCCCAAGAGCTGTTACATGACTTATTATTAATAAAAGAAAGTGCCGACCGTCACCAACCTGCACAACACAAGCTGAAAACATTGCATAAATTAATTCGACAAGTACAATTATTTGGGTTCCATTTAGCTACTTTAGATATTCGGAATCATAGTGGCGAGCATGAAGCCGCGATTGCAGAAATTTTAAAAGTAGTTAATATTACAGCGAACTATTCAGCTCTACCTGAAGAAGAAAAACTAAAGGTACTGGAAAATGTGTTAAACGACCCAAGACCGCTGCTATTATTCGAACAAGATTATTCGAAAGAAACTCAAAATATCATTAACGTCTTTAAAATGATAAAAAAAGCACATGAAGAATTTGGCAGCCGTGCTATCGAAGTTTACCTAGTAAGTATGACGCAATCAGCAAGTGATTTATTGGAAGTACTTGTGCTAGCAAAAGAGGCAGGTATCTATCGCAAACATGCTGATGGCCGGGTTGAAAGCGGAATAACAGTTGCGCCATTACTTGAAACCATTGATGACTTACTGGCTGGACCAGACATCATGAGGACATTATTTACGATGGATGTGTATCGTGCCCATCTTGCGCAACGGGGCAATCATCAAGAAATTATGTTAGGGTATTCAGATGGAAGTAAGGACGGAGGAACTCTAACTGCGAACTGGAGACTGTATAAGGCACAGCAAGAAATTCACGATATGGCCAAAGAATACAGCATAAGATTAAAATTCTTCCATGGTCGCGGTGGTTCATTAGGACGTGGCGGTGGTCCTTTAAATCGCAGTATTTTATCACAGCCAGCAGAAACATTAGGAGATGGCGTGAAAATTACTGAACAAGGTGAAGTGTTATCTTCACGTTATTTATTAGAAGATATCGCCTATCGAAGTCTAGAGCAGGCTGCTTCAACATTATTAGAAGCCGCAGCACATGTATCGAAAACATCAGAAGAGAATCATTTTAGGGAAGCAGCTTGGGAACAAGCTATGGAAGACGTCTCAATACATGCGCTTAGAAAGTATCAGTCATTCGTGTTTGAAGATCCAGACTTTTTAACATACTTTAATCAGGCCACACCTTTAGGTGAATTAGCTGAGTTAAATATCGGCTCTCGTCCAATGAAACGGAAAAATAGCAATCAATTTGAAAATTTACGTGCCATTCCATGGGTATTTGCATGGACACAGTGTCGCCAAATGATCCCGGCATGGTATGCTGCGGGTTCTGGATTAAAAGCTTTTGTTTCAAAAAGTGAAGAGAATTTGAACCTTTTACAAAGCATGTATAATGAATGGCCATTTTTCCAATCAACCATTAATAATCTACAGATGGCGCTAATGAAAGCAGACCTACAAACTGCGAAGGAATATATAAAACTGGTTGAGGATCAACAAATGGGAGAGCGGATTTTTAAAAATATCACGGATGAATACAATACGACAAAAGAGCTGTTATTGGCGATTTCAGATAACCAAGAGCTGTTAGATCATACACCGAATATTAAAGAATCTGTTCACCTTCGAAATCCATATGTGGATCCCCTCAATTTCCTACAAGTGGAATTGATAAAAGAATTGCGTGAATCGGATGAAAATAAAGATGATTTATTAACTGAAGTACTATTAACTATCAGTGGAGTCGCAGCAGGCCTGCGAAACACTGGTTGA
- a CDS encoding histidine kinase N-terminal domain-containing protein, protein MMETNVQTENDYKDLVQYLKNNEQEFLDLWEEKIVVHRNKDNRELIRNNGYLMYQIILNSINCPYSENDIKLLAYKVAQERVDADINIGEFTYNVNLGRSIIVKYVNHSGIKLEEIQPIVDLINNQFDLFCYFAVSRYTELKDIKLQEKNLYISQTHKERLAILGQMSSSFVHEFRNPLTSVMGFIKLLKNDHPTLPYLEVISKELEQLKFRITQFLHTSKMNTIVESKNEEIMIKSLLEEVIDFLYPSIVDGNVDVTSHIDDTTKVIGDRNELKQVFLNLLMNAVDAVCEARKDRKINIHTEVNGEQITISISNNGPAINSDLVKFIFEPFYTTKKLGTGIGLFVCKNIVEKHNGNIICIPDDHLTTFQIMLPIYR, encoded by the coding sequence ATGATGGAAACAAATGTTCAAACAGAAAATGATTATAAAGATTTAGTTCAATATCTAAAAAATAATGAGCAGGAATTTTTGGATTTATGGGAAGAAAAAATAGTTGTACACAGAAACAAAGACAATAGAGAACTAATAAGAAATAACGGTTACTTAATGTATCAAATTATCCTAAATTCAATTAACTGTCCTTACTCAGAAAACGATATAAAATTATTGGCATACAAAGTTGCTCAGGAACGTGTCGATGCGGATATCAACATCGGGGAGTTTACTTACAATGTCAATCTAGGTAGAAGTATCATTGTAAAATATGTAAACCATTCCGGAATCAAGTTGGAAGAAATACAACCCATCGTTGACTTAATTAATAACCAATTTGATTTATTCTGTTACTTTGCTGTATCAAGATACACAGAATTAAAAGATATAAAACTACAAGAAAAAAATTTATATATTTCACAAACGCATAAAGAGAGATTGGCTATATTAGGACAAATGTCTTCTAGTTTTGTCCATGAATTCCGAAACCCACTTACATCGGTAATGGGATTTATTAAATTATTAAAAAACGACCACCCCACATTACCTTATTTAGAGGTGATTAGCAAAGAGCTCGAACAGCTGAAATTCAGAATCACACAGTTCCTTCACACTTCAAAGATGAACACCATAGTTGAAAGTAAGAATGAAGAAATTATGATCAAATCTTTATTAGAAGAAGTGATTGATTTCTTATACCCAAGTATTGTTGATGGTAATGTGGACGTTACCTCTCATATAGATGATACTACAAAGGTAATCGGCGATAGAAATGAATTAAAGCAAGTTTTCCTAAACCTATTAATGAATGCAGTAGATGCTGTATGCGAAGCAAGAAAAGATAGAAAAATTAACATTCATACCGAAGTAAACGGTGAACAAATTACGATTAGCATCTCCAATAATGGTCCAGCAATAAATTCAGATCTAGTAAAATTTATTTTCGAACCATTTTATACGACAAAGAAATTAGGTACTGGAATCGGCTTATTTGTCTGTAAAAATATCGTCGAAAAACATAATGGCAACATTATTTGCATCCCAGATGATCATTTAACAACGTTTCAGATCATGTTACCTATTTATAGGTAG
- a CDS encoding NAD(P)-binding domain-containing protein, with product MISTTMVGIGRLGRALMSQWDKIDEEIGIFHPSDDKVKSFTAHFNKAVPICGKKLTDMKTIILALPAAQVSKFIQQSHYSHVTYVNMATALNTAQLQKEFPDIQIVSMKFVGHAQDLYVNGDGYFITESYVPEHVKSLFSTIGLVKKGDPEIVNQINKWATYYGIKAAVELETHLKGKHFDDKLINRALSSITPEVIKSYQKGDLGHFAQTVAKEVKESLGNNHKMG from the coding sequence ATGATAAGTACAACAATGGTTGGAATTGGAAGACTAGGAAGGGCACTGATGAGCCAATGGGATAAAATTGATGAAGAAATAGGGATTTTTCATCCATCTGATGATAAAGTCAAAAGCTTTACTGCCCATTTTAATAAAGCAGTTCCCATCTGCGGAAAAAAATTAACCGATATGAAGACCATTATTTTAGCGTTACCTGCAGCACAGGTGTCAAAATTCATCCAACAATCTCATTATTCACATGTGACCTATGTTAATATGGCTACTGCTCTCAATACGGCTCAGCTTCAAAAGGAATTTCCGGACATACAGATCGTGAGTATGAAGTTTGTTGGTCATGCTCAAGACTTGTACGTTAATGGAGATGGCTATTTTATCACAGAAAGCTATGTTCCTGAACATGTAAAGAGCCTATTTTCAACTATCGGATTAGTCAAAAAGGGAGATCCAGAAATTGTCAATCAAATTAACAAGTGGGCTACTTATTATGGAATCAAAGCTGCGGTTGAGTTAGAAACACACCTTAAAGGAAAACATTTTGATGATAAATTAATTAATCGTGCTCTTTCTTCCATTACTCCGGAAGTGATCAAATCCTACCAAAAAGGAGATTTAGGTCATTTTGCACAAACCGTTGCAAAAGAAGTGAAGGAATCACTGGGGAATAATCATAAAATGGGGTGA
- a CDS encoding D-2-hydroxyacid dehydrogenase, translating into MEIINILVAGPYEEDFQKQLPTSIHPNFRFVAIEEITEGDLAWADAYVGFEPAPQFDLSQLKWIHSFNAGVNNYLALNGWEENDVLLTRTVCSFGERISEYCLSYVLKDLQYQKYFETRQQEKKWIQRTPKMVKDQTIVVFGTGEIGQVLARSFSLLGATVMGVSKSGTSKDYFHKVIPTSAASSVLPIADWVISTLPLTKETNGIFNSKLFSYFNSAAFINVGRGATVDETALMEALNTGKVRQAVLDVFSTEPLLEDSPLWEREDVIITPHISAVTELDEAVACFIDTLKKVEQNEDLHNRVDIEKGY; encoded by the coding sequence ATGGAAATTATAAACATCCTTGTAGCGGGTCCCTATGAGGAGGACTTTCAAAAACAATTACCAACATCAATTCATCCAAATTTCCGTTTTGTTGCTATTGAAGAAATTACTGAAGGGGATTTAGCATGGGCGGACGCTTATGTTGGATTTGAACCTGCTCCTCAATTTGACTTATCTCAATTAAAATGGATTCATTCCTTTAATGCCGGAGTCAATAACTATTTAGCCCTGAATGGCTGGGAAGAAAATGATGTACTTTTAACAAGGACTGTTTGTTCATTTGGGGAAAGAATTAGTGAATACTGTTTAAGTTATGTGTTAAAGGACCTTCAGTATCAGAAGTATTTTGAGACTAGACAGCAAGAGAAGAAGTGGATTCAAAGAACACCGAAAATGGTTAAGGATCAGACAATTGTAGTGTTTGGAACGGGGGAAATTGGACAGGTGCTAGCCCGTAGCTTTAGTTTGCTTGGTGCGACCGTTATGGGAGTTTCGAAAAGCGGTACATCAAAAGACTATTTTCATAAGGTAATACCAACCTCTGCGGCGTCTTCAGTTTTACCTATAGCAGATTGGGTGATTAGCACACTACCATTAACAAAGGAAACAAATGGAATTTTTAATAGCAAATTGTTTAGTTATTTTAATAGCGCAGCTTTCATTAATGTTGGTAGAGGAGCAACTGTGGACGAGACGGCTTTAATGGAGGCCTTGAATACTGGAAAGGTACGCCAAGCTGTGTTGGATGTGTTCTCAACGGAACCTCTACTTGAAGATTCACCATTATGGGAACGTGAGGATGTCATTATTACACCCCATATTTCTGCTGTAACAGAACTAGATGAGGCGGTTGCTTGTTTTATCGATACGTTAAAAAAAGTCGAACAAAACGAGGATTTACATAATAGGGTGGATATAGAAAAGGGCTATTGA
- the yppF gene encoding YppF family protein, giving the protein MSFEELMNDYILHKKQKLPNINQLLDFVQLRYIQGELCLSKYRCLLRELHERGAVKPEYYVENLNSKAFI; this is encoded by the coding sequence ATGTCTTTTGAAGAACTGATGAATGATTACATACTTCATAAAAAACAGAAGCTCCCAAATATCAATCAATTATTAGATTTTGTTCAGCTAAGATATATACAAGGTGAACTATGTTTATCCAAATACCGTTGTTTACTTCGTGAACTACATGAACGCGGTGCAGTCAAACCCGAGTATTATGTAGAAAATCTTAACTCAAAAGCTTTCATTTAG
- a CDS encoding thiolase family protein, with amino-acid sequence MSMFTKAFIPYGGYYTTPFSKWQGTLQNENSIELGANTSKKWFKSRHLNPNEELDYLYLGITIGQKSVFYGASWASTMMGAPDIPGQTVMHACATSTTSVYNAAAAVELGNANAAYCLLVDRCSNGPHTIWPNPKGPGGEVLSENWNMDNMAADPSTGIGMIYTAERVAKENGFTKEEADELTFRRYEQYADSLKDDRAFQKRYMLPVEIKVSKRQTKVLETDEGVNETSIEALRKLRPTTENGILTFGCQTHPADGNAGIIVTTQENAARLSTDSSIPVQVISYGYARGEKATMPAAPVPAVKMALDRAGISINDLKAIKTHNPFIVNDMYLAKEFGIDAMDMNNYGSSLVFGHPQGPTVGRLLIEAIEETALKGGGYALAAGCAAGDNGAAIIVKVG; translated from the coding sequence ATGAGCATGTTTACGAAAGCATTTATACCCTATGGCGGTTATTATACGACACCATTTAGTAAATGGCAGGGAACTTTACAAAATGAAAATTCGATTGAATTAGGCGCCAACACTAGTAAAAAGTGGTTTAAATCAAGGCACTTAAACCCAAATGAAGAATTGGATTATCTATATCTCGGGATTACAATCGGGCAAAAAAGTGTGTTTTATGGTGCGTCATGGGCTTCCACAATGATGGGCGCTCCTGATATCCCTGGTCAAACCGTAATGCATGCTTGTGCAACGTCGACGACATCGGTCTACAATGCAGCGGCTGCCGTTGAACTAGGAAATGCCAACGCTGCCTATTGCCTGTTAGTCGATCGATGCTCTAATGGCCCTCATACAATTTGGCCAAATCCAAAAGGACCTGGTGGTGAGGTCCTTTCGGAAAATTGGAATATGGACAATATGGCAGCAGATCCATCCACTGGAATCGGTATGATTTATACGGCAGAAAGAGTTGCTAAAGAAAACGGGTTCACCAAGGAAGAGGCAGATGAACTAACGTTTCGGCGTTATGAGCAATATGCGGATTCACTAAAAGATGATCGCGCCTTTCAAAAGCGTTATATGCTTCCGGTTGAAATAAAGGTTTCAAAACGGCAGACAAAAGTGCTTGAAACAGATGAAGGTGTGAACGAAACATCAATCGAAGCACTGCGTAAGCTCCGACCAACGACTGAAAATGGAATTTTGACATTCGGTTGTCAAACCCATCCAGCTGATGGGAATGCTGGAATCATTGTAACTACACAAGAAAATGCAGCGCGTTTAAGCACTGACTCTAGTATTCCGGTTCAAGTGATTTCATATGGATACGCAAGAGGTGAGAAAGCTACGATGCCAGCAGCTCCGGTACCCGCTGTTAAAATGGCGCTAGATCGAGCTGGAATATCGATCAATGATTTGAAAGCCATTAAAACTCACAATCCATTTATCGTTAATGATATGTACTTAGCGAAGGAGTTTGGAATCGATGCGATGGATATGAACAATTATGGCAGCTCATTGGTGTTTGGTCATCCGCAAGGACCTACTGTAGGGCGTTTACTCATTGAAGCCATTGAAGAAACGGCTCTAAAAGGAGGTGGCTATGCACTAGCAGCAGGCTGTGCTGCAGGTGATAATGGTGCGGCGATTATTGTGAAGGTAGGCTAA